A single window of Mycolicibacterium madagascariense DNA harbors:
- the panB gene encoding 3-methyl-2-oxobutanoate hydroxymethyltransferase, with the protein MSEQTVYGAVSDPAKPRTKVRTHHLLKWKAEGHKWAMLTAYDYSTARAFDDAEIPVLLVGDSAANVVYGYDTTVPVTADELIPLVRGVVRGAPHALVVADLPFGSYEAGAQQALATATRFLKESGAAAVKIEGGERVADQIATLTQAGIPVVAHIGFTPQSVNGLGGFRVQGRGDAAEQTIHDAIAVAEAGAIAVVLEMVPAELATQITGKLTIPTIGIGAGPNCDAQVLVWQDMAGMTAGKTAKFVKRFGDVGGELRRAATQYAAEVAAGSFPAEEHSF; encoded by the coding sequence ATGTCTGAGCAGACCGTGTATGGCGCTGTGTCCGATCCGGCCAAGCCCCGCACCAAGGTACGCACCCATCACCTGCTGAAGTGGAAGGCCGAGGGCCATAAGTGGGCCATGCTGACGGCCTACGACTACTCCACCGCCCGCGCCTTCGACGACGCCGAGATCCCCGTGCTCCTGGTGGGCGACTCGGCGGCCAACGTCGTCTACGGCTACGACACGACCGTGCCCGTGACGGCCGACGAACTCATACCCCTGGTCCGCGGCGTGGTCCGCGGCGCTCCCCACGCTCTGGTCGTGGCTGATCTGCCGTTCGGCAGCTACGAGGCGGGCGCGCAGCAGGCGCTCGCGACCGCGACGCGGTTCTTGAAGGAGTCCGGCGCTGCGGCGGTCAAGATCGAGGGCGGCGAGCGGGTCGCCGACCAGATCGCGACGCTGACCCAGGCGGGCATCCCGGTCGTGGCGCACATCGGCTTCACGCCGCAGAGCGTCAACGGCCTCGGCGGGTTCCGCGTCCAGGGGCGTGGCGACGCCGCCGAGCAGACCATCCACGATGCGATCGCGGTGGCCGAGGCCGGGGCCATCGCCGTCGTGCTCGAGATGGTGCCCGCCGAGTTGGCCACCCAGATCACCGGCAAGCTGACCATCCCGACGATCGGCATCGGGGCCGGACCGAACTGCGACGCCCAGGTGCTGGTGTGGCAGGACATGGCGGGCATGACCGCGGGCAAGACCGCAAAGTTCGTCAAGCGCTTCGGCGACGTCGGCGGCGAATTGCGCAGGGCGGCAACGCAATACGCGGCCGAGGTGGCGGCCGGTTCGTTCCCCGCCGAGGAACACTCCTTCTAG
- a CDS encoding enoyl-CoA hydratase/isomerase family protein has protein sequence MPEFDTLTFAQSGPVTSIVLDRPDAANGLNDTMTRELAEAAALCDTDATKVVTLTGAGRFFSAGGDLKAMAAAPDPGAFVKGIADDLHRAMSTFARMDAVLITAVNGVAAGAGFPLGVSGDLVLAAESASFTMAYTKAGLSPDGSSSYVLPRLVGLRRTQELMITNRVLTAAEALDWGLVTAVVPDADLPTRLQELAAKTAAGARGSQSAVKRLLLTTYAARFEDQLDYEAQLISECANSADGKEGINAFLGKRKPEFS, from the coding sequence ATGCCTGAATTCGACACGCTGACGTTCGCGCAGTCCGGACCCGTCACCAGCATCGTCCTCGACCGGCCCGACGCGGCCAACGGCCTGAACGACACGATGACGCGCGAGCTGGCCGAGGCCGCCGCGCTGTGCGACACCGACGCGACGAAGGTGGTGACGCTGACCGGCGCGGGCCGGTTCTTCAGTGCCGGAGGCGATCTCAAGGCCATGGCCGCTGCGCCCGACCCCGGCGCGTTCGTCAAGGGCATCGCCGACGACCTGCACCGCGCGATGTCGACGTTCGCGCGGATGGACGCGGTGCTCATCACCGCCGTCAACGGTGTCGCGGCGGGGGCGGGCTTCCCGCTCGGGGTGTCCGGGGATCTGGTGCTCGCCGCGGAGTCGGCGTCGTTCACGATGGCGTACACGAAGGCGGGGCTGAGCCCCGACGGCAGTTCGTCGTACGTGCTGCCCCGGCTCGTCGGGCTGCGACGCACCCAGGAACTGATGATCACCAACCGCGTGCTGACCGCGGCCGAGGCACTCGACTGGGGCCTGGTGACGGCCGTCGTCCCCGACGCGGATTTGCCCACCCGCCTGCAGGAGTTGGCCGCCAAGACGGCCGCCGGCGCGCGGGGTTCGCAGTCCGCGGTGAAGAGGCTGCTCCTGACGACCTATGCCGCGCGCTTCGAGGACCAGCTGGACTACGAGGCCCAGCTGATCTCCGAGTGCGCGAACTCCGCCGACGGCAAGGAGGGCATCAACGCCTTCCTCGGCAAGCGCAAGCCGGAGTTCTCCTAG
- a CDS encoding CYTH and CHAD domain-containing protein: MPTDKRTPSRHTEVERKFAVVEGTVAPSFEGLSAVTRVQRTPAQRLDAVYFDTPGQDLAAHRVTLRRRTGGPDAGWHLKLPAGADARTEVRLPLGGADAPDYVVPEELRDVVLAIVRDRPLRPVATISTTRIVDLLYGPDDAVVAEFCDDIVRASAESDGPPQEWREWELELAEGVAADPGAALLDRLANRLLDAGAEPAGHGSKLAKVLSATAPKPPPRSKDPVHRAVAEQVDELLVWDRAVRADAWDAVHQMRVVTRKIRSLLRGSEASFGISDDSLLLTELKELAGILGVARDAEVLAEKYADALDGLPEELVRGPVRERLVEGAKRRYHAGWKRTLVALRSERYFRMLDALDAVIATAPQPSQDGGDAGQVTVGAAYARVRKAAKKADAAAADDAVSDRDADEALHKIRKRAKQLRYTASALGEPKVAESAKSIQSLLGDHQDSVVSRTHLSSEALAAHAAGEDTFTYGVLYQLESEVARRSEELLGEALKQLKKSVRAAT, from the coding sequence ATGCCAACCGACAAGCGCACACCGTCGCGCCACACGGAGGTCGAGCGCAAGTTTGCGGTCGTCGAGGGCACCGTCGCCCCGTCCTTCGAGGGACTGTCGGCGGTGACCCGGGTGCAGCGCACGCCCGCGCAACGGCTCGACGCGGTGTACTTCGACACCCCCGGCCAGGACCTCGCCGCGCACCGCGTGACGCTGCGTCGTCGCACAGGCGGACCCGACGCCGGTTGGCATCTCAAGCTGCCCGCCGGCGCCGATGCCAGAACCGAGGTGCGGCTCCCGCTCGGCGGAGCGGACGCGCCCGACTACGTCGTGCCCGAGGAACTGCGTGACGTCGTCCTCGCGATCGTGCGGGACCGTCCGCTGCGCCCGGTCGCCACGATCTCCACCACCCGCATCGTGGACCTGCTGTACGGGCCCGACGACGCGGTGGTCGCGGAGTTCTGCGACGACATCGTCCGCGCGTCCGCCGAATCCGACGGCCCGCCGCAGGAATGGCGGGAGTGGGAGCTCGAACTCGCCGAGGGCGTGGCGGCCGATCCCGGCGCCGCGCTGCTGGACCGACTCGCCAATCGTCTGCTCGATGCGGGCGCCGAGCCGGCGGGCCACGGCTCGAAGCTGGCCAAGGTGCTCAGCGCCACCGCGCCGAAACCCCCGCCGCGATCGAAGGACCCGGTGCACCGCGCGGTCGCCGAACAGGTCGACGAGCTGCTCGTCTGGGACCGGGCGGTGCGCGCCGACGCGTGGGACGCGGTGCACCAGATGCGGGTGGTCACCCGCAAGATCCGCAGCCTGCTGCGCGGGTCGGAGGCGTCGTTCGGCATCAGCGACGACTCGCTGCTGCTCACCGAGCTCAAGGAGCTGGCGGGCATCCTCGGCGTGGCCCGCGACGCCGAGGTGCTGGCCGAGAAGTACGCCGACGCGCTCGACGGGCTGCCCGAGGAGCTGGTGCGCGGTCCGGTCCGCGAACGGCTGGTCGAGGGCGCCAAGCGGCGCTACCACGCCGGGTGGAAGCGCACCCTGGTGGCGCTGCGCTCCGAACGGTACTTCCGCATGCTCGACGCGCTCGACGCCGTGATCGCCACGGCGCCGCAGCCGTCGCAGGACGGGGGCGACGCCGGCCAGGTTACCGTCGGCGCCGCCTACGCGCGGGTGCGCAAGGCCGCCAAGAAGGCCGACGCCGCGGCCGCGGACGACGCGGTCTCCGACCGGGACGCCGACGAAGCGCTGCACAAGATTCGCAAGCGCGCCAAGCAACTTCGCTACACGGCGTCCGCGCTGGGCGAGCCCAAGGTCGCCGAGAGCGCCAAGTCGATCCAGTCGCTGCTCGGCGACCACCAGGACAGTGTCGTCAGTCGGACCCACCTGTCGTCCGAGGCGCTCGCGGCGCACGCCGCGGGTGAGGACACCTTCACCTACGGCGTGCTGTACCAACTGGAGTCCGAGGTCGCCCGGCGTTCGGAAGAGCTACTCGGCGAGGCGCTCAAGCAGCTGAAGAAGTCGGTGCGCGCCGCCACCTGA
- a CDS encoding bifunctional NAD(P)/FAD-dependent oxidoreductase/class I SAM-dependent methyltransferase, translated as MDHEANEWDCVVVGGGAAGLSAALALGRARRHTLVVDAGAQSNLPAPGIGGLLGHDGQPPSALYDAGRTELQAYPSVEVRRGEVVTGRAATDGLALELADGSRVRARKVLLATGMTYRAPELPGLAELWGRSAFHCPFCHGWEMRDQPLAVLADGDRAVHMALMLRGWTDDVVVLPNGGSELDAEQSAALTAAGVRVDDRKITEFVGAAGELREVVFADGTRLARAGVLVATSLHQRSPLAAQLGVATAAAGPVVADALQVDAFQRTSVEGVFAAGDVCSQMPQVAASIATGSLAGAAIVQSLLGDDFGLPVPPWPTSEAQTYWEAHYGQREKIWSGRVNAQLAVIAGDLVAGRALDLGCGEGGDAVWLAERGWQVTAVDVADTALERAAAEAEGRGVSDKIRFERHDLSDTFPAGTYDLISAQFLHSTVRLERPRILRRAAEAVAPGGLLVIVDHAAAPPFAKKIPHDHPFPSPEEVLAELNLPAGQWDRLRVEQVDRDGTGPDGEPFTWRDNVMVLRRH; from the coding sequence ATGGATCACGAAGCGAACGAATGGGATTGCGTCGTCGTCGGTGGCGGAGCGGCGGGTCTGAGTGCGGCACTGGCGTTGGGGCGGGCCAGGCGGCACACGCTGGTGGTCGACGCCGGTGCGCAGAGCAACCTCCCGGCACCGGGGATCGGCGGGCTGCTCGGGCACGACGGTCAGCCGCCGTCCGCGCTCTACGACGCCGGTCGCACCGAACTGCAGGCGTATCCGAGCGTCGAGGTTCGCCGGGGTGAGGTGGTCACGGGTAGGGCAGCTACGGACGGCCTGGCACTCGAACTCGCCGACGGCAGCCGCGTGCGCGCGCGGAAGGTGCTGCTGGCGACCGGGATGACCTACCGGGCGCCGGAGCTGCCCGGGTTGGCGGAGCTGTGGGGGAGATCGGCGTTCCACTGTCCGTTCTGTCATGGCTGGGAGATGCGCGACCAGCCGCTCGCGGTGCTCGCCGACGGGGATCGCGCGGTGCACATGGCGCTCATGCTGCGCGGCTGGACCGATGACGTCGTGGTCCTACCGAATGGCGGCAGCGAACTCGATGCCGAGCAGTCGGCGGCGCTGACCGCAGCGGGGGTCAGGGTCGACGACCGGAAGATCACTGAATTCGTCGGCGCAGCAGGTGAATTGCGCGAGGTCGTCTTCGCCGACGGAACCCGCCTCGCCCGCGCGGGGGTGCTCGTCGCCACGTCACTGCACCAGCGTTCGCCGCTCGCGGCGCAGCTCGGGGTCGCGACGGCGGCCGCGGGCCCGGTCGTCGCGGACGCACTGCAGGTCGACGCGTTCCAGCGCACCTCGGTCGAGGGTGTCTTCGCCGCCGGTGACGTCTGCTCGCAGATGCCCCAGGTCGCGGCCTCGATCGCGACGGGCTCGCTGGCCGGTGCGGCGATCGTCCAGAGCCTGCTCGGCGACGACTTCGGACTGCCCGTGCCGCCATGGCCGACGTCGGAGGCGCAGACCTACTGGGAGGCGCACTACGGCCAACGGGAGAAGATCTGGAGCGGCAGGGTCAACGCTCAGCTCGCCGTCATCGCGGGCGACCTCGTCGCGGGCCGGGCGCTCGACCTCGGCTGCGGGGAAGGGGGCGACGCGGTGTGGCTCGCCGAACGCGGCTGGCAGGTCACCGCGGTCGACGTCGCCGACACCGCCCTCGAGCGGGCCGCCGCCGAAGCCGAGGGCCGCGGCGTCTCCGACAAGATCCGCTTCGAACGCCACGACCTGTCCGACACCTTCCCCGCGGGCACCTACGACCTGATCTCCGCGCAGTTCCTGCACTCGACGGTGCGTCTCGAACGGCCTCGGATCCTGCGTCGCGCGGCGGAGGCGGTGGCGCCCGGCGGCCTGCTCGTCATCGTCGACCATGCCGCCGCCCCGCCGTTCGCGAAGAAGATTCCGCACGACCACCCGTTCCCCAGCCCGGAGGAGGTGCTGGCCGAGCTGAATCTGCCTGCCGGACAATGGGATCGCCTGCGCGTCGAGCAGGTGGACCGCGATGGCACGGGGCCCGACGGGGAACCCTTCACCTGGCGCGACAACGTCATGGTGCTGCGCCGCCACTAG
- a CDS encoding helix-turn-helix domain-containing protein: MQAKSAEDVDLRVRRRLRELRTQRGLTLEEVATRADLDVSTLSRLESGKRRLALDHLPRLAAALAVSTDDLLRAPDTEDPRVRGTAHTRHGVTYWPLTNDGPAAGLHAFKIRVSARRRTPPDVLPVHDGQDWMYVLAGRLRLILGERDFTIKPGEAVEFSTWTPHWFGAVDGPVEAVAIFGPHGERLHLHRDEGA; the protein is encoded by the coding sequence ATGCAGGCAAAGAGCGCCGAGGACGTGGACCTAAGGGTCCGTCGGCGGCTACGCGAACTGCGCACCCAGCGGGGGCTGACGCTCGAGGAGGTGGCCACCAGGGCCGACCTCGACGTGTCGACGCTGAGTCGGCTCGAATCGGGCAAGCGCCGCCTGGCGCTGGACCATCTGCCCCGGTTGGCCGCGGCGCTCGCGGTGAGCACCGACGATCTGCTGCGTGCGCCGGACACGGAGGACCCACGGGTCAGGGGCACGGCGCACACCCGCCACGGCGTGACCTATTGGCCGCTGACCAACGACGGGCCGGCCGCCGGACTGCACGCGTTCAAGATCCGGGTCAGCGCGCGCCGGCGCACGCCGCCCGACGTGCTCCCCGTGCACGACGGTCAGGACTGGATGTACGTCCTCGCCGGACGTCTGCGGCTGATCCTCGGCGAGCGCGACTTCACGATCAAACCCGGTGAGGCCGTGGAGTTCTCGACGTGGACGCCCCACTGGTTCGGTGCCGTGGACGGTCCCGTGGAGGCGGTGGCGATCTTCGGTCCGCACGGGGAACGACTGCACCTGCACCGCGACGAAGGGGCCTAG
- a CDS encoding bifunctional RNase H/acid phosphatase: MRVIVETDGGARGNPGPAGYGAVVWSADHDRVLAESSASIGVATNNVAEYRGLIAGLEAAAEAGATEVLAQLDSKLVVEQMSGRWRVKHPDLIPLREQALDLAAGFDDVDYRWIPRAENAHADRLANEAMDAAADVSEPKSSAAEAISPAGWTGARGAPTRFLLLRHGQTALSVDRRYSGRGNPALTDVGRRQAEAAARHLGQRGGVTAVVSSPLQRALETATLAAKALGLDVTVDDDLIETDFGEWEGLTFGEAAQRDPDVHGRWLRDTGVAPPGGESFDAVATRIGRARSRLIAQYGDATVLVVSHVTPIKTMLRLALDAGPGILYRLHLDLASLSIAEFYPDGGSSVRLVNETAYLD, translated from the coding sequence ATGAGAGTGATCGTCGAGACCGACGGCGGAGCGCGCGGCAACCCGGGGCCCGCCGGATACGGCGCCGTGGTGTGGTCCGCCGACCACGACCGCGTCCTCGCCGAGAGCAGCGCGTCCATCGGCGTCGCGACCAACAACGTCGCCGAATACCGCGGGCTCATCGCGGGTTTGGAGGCGGCCGCCGAGGCCGGGGCCACCGAGGTGCTCGCCCAGCTGGACTCCAAGCTCGTCGTCGAGCAGATGTCGGGCCGGTGGCGCGTCAAGCATCCCGATCTGATCCCGTTGCGCGAGCAAGCCCTCGACCTCGCGGCGGGCTTCGACGACGTCGACTACCGGTGGATTCCGCGCGCCGAGAACGCCCATGCCGACAGGTTGGCCAACGAGGCGATGGACGCGGCGGCCGACGTTTCCGAGCCCAAATCGTCTGCCGCGGAAGCCATCTCACCCGCCGGCTGGACGGGTGCCCGCGGTGCCCCGACCCGCTTCCTGCTGTTGCGCCACGGCCAGACCGCGCTGTCGGTGGATCGGCGCTACTCCGGCCGCGGCAATCCGGCGCTGACCGACGTCGGCCGGCGCCAGGCCGAGGCGGCCGCCCGTCATCTTGGGCAGCGGGGCGGTGTCACGGCCGTGGTGTCCTCGCCGCTGCAGCGCGCGTTGGAGACCGCCACGCTCGCAGCCAAGGCCCTCGGGTTGGACGTCACGGTCGACGACGACCTCATCGAGACCGACTTCGGCGAGTGGGAGGGGCTGACGTTCGGCGAGGCGGCGCAGCGTGACCCCGACGTCCACGGTCGGTGGCTGCGCGACACCGGGGTGGCCCCTCCCGGCGGTGAGAGCTTCGACGCCGTGGCCACGCGCATCGGGCGGGCGCGCAGTCGGCTCATTGCGCAGTACGGCGATGCGACGGTCCTGGTGGTGTCGCACGTGACGCCGATCAAGACCATGCTGCGGCTGGCCCTCGACGCCGGGCCCGGCATCCTGTACCGCCTGCACCTCGACCTGGCGTCGCTGTCGATCGCCGAGTTCTACCCCGACGGCGGCTCGTCGGTCCGGCTGGTCAACGAGACGGCGTATCTCGACTAG
- a CDS encoding zinc ribbon domain-containing protein, with protein MKAQEMQQRSVLELAKLDAELGRLAHRATHLDEQRALDEVQAAHRAANDALAALGIALEDLDGEIAKFEAEIESVRKREDRDRALLDGGTVDVKHVGELQHELETLERRQGSLEDSLLEVMERRETLQSDRAEQLVRIDELQTQLAAARAARDAALVLIDEARHQATERRAEVSASVDADLVALYERQRAGGGVGAGRLQGGRCGACRIEIDRGELARISAAPEDEVLRCPECSAILVRVRDFSE; from the coding sequence ATGAAGGCTCAAGAGATGCAACAACGTTCGGTTCTCGAACTGGCCAAGCTCGACGCCGAACTGGGCCGTCTGGCCCATCGCGCCACGCACCTCGACGAGCAGCGCGCGCTCGACGAGGTGCAGGCCGCTCACCGGGCGGCCAACGATGCGCTCGCGGCGCTGGGCATCGCGCTGGAGGACCTGGACGGCGAGATCGCCAAGTTCGAGGCCGAGATCGAGTCGGTGCGCAAGCGCGAGGACCGCGACCGTGCGCTGCTCGACGGCGGCACGGTCGACGTCAAGCACGTCGGTGAACTGCAGCACGAGCTGGAGACGCTGGAACGCCGGCAGGGCAGTCTGGAGGACTCGCTGCTGGAGGTCATGGAGCGCCGCGAGACGCTGCAGAGCGATCGGGCCGAGCAGCTGGTCCGCATCGACGAACTGCAGACCCAGCTGGCCGCGGCACGGGCCGCCCGCGACGCGGCGCTGGTACTGATCGACGAGGCCAGGCATCAGGCGACCGAGCGACGGGCCGAGGTGTCCGCATCGGTGGACGCCGACCTGGTGGCGCTCTACGAGCGGCAGCGTGCCGGTGGCGGTGTCGGGGCGGGCCGGCTGCAGGGCGGCCGGTGCGGTGCGTGTCGCATCGAGATCGATCGGGGGGAGTTGGCCCGCATCTCCGCCGCCCCCGAGGACGAGGTGCTGCGTTGTCCGGAGTGCTCGGCAATCCTGGTGCGCGTCAGGGACTTCAGCGAATGA
- a CDS encoding Nif3-like dinuclear metal center hexameric protein — MSARLSDVIGVLEAAYPPHLAADWDSVGLVCGDASESVDSVTIVVDATAATVAETPERGLLLSHHPLLLRGVDSVAAHTAKGAIVHGLIRRGSALFTAHTNADSAAPGVSDALAEALGLVVEGVLSPADAGEHLDKWAVFVPPEYAKPVREAMFDAGAGHIGDYAHCSWSVAGSGQFLPLDGASPAIGTVGSVEHVAEDRIEMVAPAGRRGAVLAALRAAHPYEEPAFDVLALAPLPSDVGIGRICALPARETLSQFVSRVSRGLPATSWGVRAAGDPDAVIGRVAVCGGAGDSLLHTVASAGVDAYVTADLRHHPADEHLRVSDVALVDVAHWASEYPWCHQAGALLSAQFGDALDVRVSQIRTDPWNLEKDA, encoded by the coding sequence GTGAGCGCGCGACTGTCCGACGTCATCGGCGTGCTCGAGGCCGCCTACCCGCCGCACCTGGCGGCCGACTGGGACTCCGTCGGGCTGGTCTGCGGCGACGCGAGCGAATCGGTCGACTCGGTGACGATCGTGGTCGACGCCACCGCGGCCACCGTCGCCGAGACACCCGAGCGCGGCCTGCTGCTGTCGCACCATCCGCTGCTGCTTCGGGGCGTGGACTCGGTGGCCGCTCACACGGCGAAGGGCGCCATCGTGCACGGCCTCATCCGCCGCGGCAGTGCCCTCTTCACCGCTCATACCAACGCCGACTCCGCGGCTCCCGGCGTGTCGGACGCCCTCGCCGAGGCGCTCGGTCTGGTCGTCGAGGGCGTGCTGTCCCCGGCCGACGCCGGCGAGCACCTCGACAAGTGGGCGGTGTTCGTCCCCCCGGAGTACGCAAAACCCGTGCGCGAGGCCATGTTCGACGCCGGAGCCGGCCACATCGGTGACTACGCGCACTGCAGTTGGAGCGTCGCGGGCAGCGGTCAGTTCCTGCCACTGGACGGCGCGTCCCCGGCCATCGGGACCGTGGGATCGGTCGAGCACGTGGCCGAGGACAGGATCGAGATGGTCGCGCCCGCGGGCCGCCGCGGCGCAGTCCTGGCCGCGCTGCGGGCCGCGCACCCCTACGAGGAGCCCGCCTTCGACGTGCTCGCGCTCGCGCCGCTGCCCTCCGACGTCGGCATCGGCCGCATCTGCGCGCTGCCTGCGCGAGAAACCCTGTCGCAGTTCGTGTCCCGGGTCTCCCGCGGGCTGCCCGCCACGTCGTGGGGAGTCCGCGCCGCGGGGGATCCCGATGCGGTGATCGGCCGCGTCGCGGTGTGCGGGGGAGCGGGGGACTCGCTGCTGCACACGGTGGCCTCGGCGGGTGTGGACGCCTACGTCACGGCGGATCTGCGGCACCATCCCGCCGACGAGCACCTGCGGGTCTCCGACGTCGCCCTCGTCGACGTCGCGCACTGGGCCAGTGAATACCCGTGGTGCCACCAAGCCGGCGCGCTGCTCAGCGCGCAGTTCGGCGACGCGCTCGACGTGCGCGTCAGCCAGATCCGCACGGATCCATGGAATCTAGAGAAGGACGCATAG
- a CDS encoding HAD-IA family hydrolase — protein MSPQLVIFDLDGTLTDSAAGIVASFRHALDEIGAPVPDGDLAGRVVGPPMHQTLTAMGLGAKAHEAFAAYRADYTARGWSNNSLFDGIEDLLVDLRAAGVRLAVATSKNEVTARRIVEHFGIDGYFEVIAGASTDGVRSAKADVLAHALAQLAPLPEHVLMVGDRSHDVVGAAAHGIDTVVVEWGYGATDFGQPDSVVAFRHVATMADLREVLGV, from the coding sequence GTGAGCCCCCAGCTAGTCATATTCGATCTCGACGGCACGCTGACCGATTCCGCCGCGGGGATCGTGGCGAGCTTCCGGCACGCGCTCGACGAGATCGGGGCCCCGGTGCCCGACGGCGACCTCGCCGGCCGAGTCGTCGGGCCGCCCATGCACCAGACGCTGACCGCGATGGGACTCGGCGCCAAGGCCCACGAGGCGTTCGCCGCCTACCGCGCGGACTACACCGCCAGGGGGTGGTCGAACAACAGCCTCTTCGACGGCATCGAAGACCTGCTCGTCGACCTGCGCGCGGCCGGCGTGCGCCTCGCGGTCGCCACGTCGAAGAACGAGGTGACGGCGCGGCGCATCGTCGAGCACTTCGGCATCGACGGCTACTTCGAGGTGATCGCCGGGGCCAGCACCGACGGCGTCCGCTCGGCGAAGGCCGACGTGCTCGCCCACGCCCTCGCGCAGCTGGCACCGCTGCCGGAACACGTGCTCATGGTGGGCGATCGCTCCCATGACGTCGTCGGCGCGGCGGCACACGGCATCGACACCGTCGTCGTCGAATGGGGTTATGGCGCAACGGACTTCGGGCAACCCGATTCCGTGGTCGCCTTCCGGCACGTGGCCACGATGGCCGACCTGCGGGAGGTGCTGGGTGTCTAG
- a CDS encoding low molecular weight protein-tyrosine-phosphatase produces MSSPPLHVTFVCSGNICRSPMAEKMLAHQLTERGLADAVRVTSAGTGGWHVGEPTHELAARVLREHGYPTAHSASLLDDDHRDADLVVAMGRNHLRILHDQGVAPERVRMMRSFDPRSGAHPLDVEDPYYGTVEDFEETLAVIEASLPGLHDWIDDQLEQRDVAS; encoded by the coding sequence GTGTCTAGCCCACCGCTGCACGTGACGTTCGTCTGCTCGGGAAACATCTGCCGCTCACCGATGGCCGAGAAGATGCTCGCCCACCAACTCACCGAGCGGGGCCTCGCCGACGCCGTGCGCGTGACGAGTGCCGGCACAGGTGGTTGGCACGTCGGGGAACCCACTCACGAACTGGCCGCCCGCGTGCTGCGGGAGCACGGGTACCCGACCGCGCACAGCGCGTCGCTCCTCGACGACGACCACAGGGATGCCGACCTGGTCGTCGCCATGGGGCGCAACCACCTCCGCATCCTGCACGACCAGGGGGTGGCACCGGAGCGGGTCCGCATGATGCGATCCTTCGATCCGCGCTCGGGCGCCCATCCCCTTGACGTCGAGGACCCCTACTACGGAACCGTCGAGGACTTCGAGGAGACCCTGGCGGTCATCGAGGCGTCGCTGCCGGGACTGCACGACTGGATCGACGACCAACTCGAGCAGCGGGACGTCGCGAGCTGA
- a CDS encoding SURF1 family cytochrome oxidase biogenesis protein produces the protein MRRLTFLFKPQWLALYVVAIAFAYLCFTVLAPWQLGKNTRTSRENDQIARSLSQAPVPVSSLLPQQDSSAAGAQWRQVTATGRYQTDAQVLARLRVVDGHPAYEVLLPFHVDGGPTVLVDRGYVKPVKGESVPEFAAAPSGPVTITARLRDSEGVVAGKDPFRQDGLQQVYSINVPQISAVTGVPLAGSYLQLVGDQPGGLGTIGLPHLDAGPFLSYGIQWIAFGIIAPIGVGYFVFAEVRQRRLERTQIESRATDPAPLTTEEKLADRYGRRS, from the coding sequence ATGCGCCGGTTGACGTTCCTGTTCAAGCCCCAGTGGCTGGCGCTGTACGTCGTCGCCATCGCGTTCGCCTATCTCTGCTTCACGGTGCTGGCGCCCTGGCAGCTCGGCAAGAACACCAGGACCTCGCGCGAGAACGATCAGATCGCCCGCTCGCTGTCCCAGGCCCCGGTACCGGTGAGCAGCCTTCTGCCGCAACAGGATTCGTCCGCGGCCGGCGCGCAGTGGCGCCAGGTGACGGCGACCGGCCGGTATCAGACCGACGCCCAGGTGCTCGCCAGACTCCGGGTCGTGGACGGGCATCCCGCCTACGAGGTGCTGCTGCCGTTCCACGTAGACGGGGGCCCCACCGTGCTCGTCGACCGTGGCTACGTCAAACCCGTCAAGGGCGAGAGCGTGCCCGAGTTCGCCGCCGCACCGAGCGGCCCCGTCACCATCACCGCGCGTCTGCGGGACTCCGAGGGCGTCGTCGCGGGCAAGGATCCGTTCCGCCAAGACGGTCTGCAGCAGGTGTACTCCATCAACGTCCCGCAGATATCCGCCGTCACCGGTGTGCCCCTGGCGGGGTCCTACCTGCAACTCGTCGGGGACCAGCCCGGCGGTCTCGGCACGATCGGACTGCCGCACCTCGACGCCGGACCCTTCCTGTCCTACGGCATCCAGTGGATCGCGTTCGGCATCATCGCGCCGATCGGCGTCGGCTACTTCGTGTTCGCCGAGGTCAGGCAGCGTCGCCTCGAAAGGACGCAGATCGAGTCGCGGGCCACCGACCCCGCGCCGCTCACGACCGAGGAGAAGCTCGCCGACCGGTACGGCAGGCGGTCATAG